TTCAGGAGCCAGATAGATGGCCGCTATTTTGGACGGCTTATTCTTGAGGCTAGTTGGCTTGCCTTTAGAGGTTTTCAGCGCTATTTCGAGTGCTTCAATTGCATCACCGGCTGATCCAAAGTGTTGCTGTTTTGAATACTGCTTAACCGCGTCTAAAGAGGTTGTTTTAGCAATGAGGCTATCAACGCCAGATTCAAGTGCTTCAATCAGGTTCCACGACCATTGAGTTTCACTAAATGCCATTCGGAGGCCGTTGCGACCTAGTTGATATTCGTTATTAATTTTGTAAGGGACCCAAATATCTTGTAACGCATGGCCTTCGGAAGATCTAGCCGCTCTATGATCATGTTGATTAAAGCGTATTTGATTTCTATACCATTCGACTCGACAATCACGCATTACGCTGTTTTCTGAAACCTCTAGTTCTCTCCACAACTTTCCTTTCCAGAATATGTAGAGCCAACCTTTGCCAAGTACAGTTGTATTGGTCTGTGCTGGATCTTCAAAATTATCTGTTGTAGAAGTTCTATGCACTGGTTTGATTGGGATGATTACGTTATCCCACTCTGGTTTCGAACGGCCCTGCCTGCTAGGTATTAGTTGATTGCTAGATAGTGGCAGCAACATCGGTGATGGCCCAGTGTTCATTCTAATGGCGAGTGATAACTTGCGTGCAGACTGAGATATATTTTGAAAGCAGACTAAGCTGCGGTGTGCGTCCCTGTTGTCATTTTCTGCAACCTGAGCGTTAGAAGGTTCATTATCTAATTTGTTGAGTATAAGAAACTGGTCATCTGCTAGGTTGCGGCCAGCAATTTCAATAGTGAGGTGATACTCAAGCTTCTCAGACTCTATTTGAGAGGGCTTGTAGGTTGTTGCTTTATTGGGGGGGACGAAAGCATTTGACCGGGGCGTGCCGGGTTGCTTTTTCGTCAGGGCGCTTACCGAGTCTTTTGTAATGCTATGGGCTTCAAGATAACGGTTTTTTGGGTGTTTAGCTGATTGGGTGTCATCATTTGGTTGTACCGCGATGAGTTTCCCGCTGGCAAGTTGTTGCTGGATCTCTTTAATTTGCTGGTGAAAGAAAACACTAGAAGAGAGTTGGTGAGTAATACCGGGGTTGTGGTTCAGAAGTAATTCTACGAACTCATGGCAGCTCCTAAAGCGTCCTACTTGACGGTTAGGGTTGGAAAAATCAAGGGGTTTTCCTGCTTGTGCTAAGTCATAACCTGAGGGGTAAATATCGAATATTGATCCCTGAATATTGGTACGTATTTTCATCGACGGCCTCCTGCCGAGCGGTTGTATGATATTTGTCGTTCGGTAGCTCGTAGCCCCATACTAGTGGATACTACTTATTCGCTTACCGGCTTCCGCGTACAGACTTCATCCTGAGTCTGATCAATAATAACCCCATGTTGAAACAACCAGTAGGGCGTTTTTTCATTTCTCCTTTCGAGTAGCAAATGCTTTGTTGAACTCAGCGGTACAAGCTCTCATTTAGGGAGGGCATTGATGCTCTCCCTTTTTTTTGCTTCTTTATTATGGCCAGAAGCCGAAGTTACATGCTACTCAATGTGCTGCACCCGTTTCCAGGTTTCTTGTAGAATCAATGCGTCATTGGCTGCTCGATGAGTGACAATGGCCATTTCGTTAATCACCAACTGTCGGACATTTTGCCATTGGTTAATTTGCTCACTATTGAGTAGCATCGAAATCGAGTCTAAATGAAAAGCCGGTTTGGCTTTGGCAGCTTTAAATAAACGGTGCAGCCAGAAGCTATCGAAGGTCCAGGCATCACAAAAAATATCACCGCTTAGTAGTGTGTTCATTTCGCGGACGACTTTGCTAATCTCAAACCCTTCTTCGATGAGCTGTTGTCTGCTAATACCATGAATCTCTTCTGCAGACTCGGACCAATCACTCCATAGAACATGAGGTTTAATTAGCCAGCTATGAGTGCTGCTGTCTGGAAGGCAAACGCCTACCTCAATAGGGTAACTTGAAATAAGATCTAGGCTGGATGCTTCAAAATCAATAAAAACCGGTTGTGATGAAGAGTTCATTTTAAATGGAGGGCTGCGCTCTAGTGATTGTTGATTTTGAAACCGAAGGGCTATGGACAAGCGTTATAGTAACGGTTTTGCCATTGCCCCTGCAATTAGTTATTACTGTTCTGTGAGGCAGCTTTAGAAAGCGCATTTGAGGCAGGACCTGTTAAGGGGGTATAGATAAGTTGATTACCTGCAATTTCTGGGAAGTAAACAATCATTCTTGAGCCTGTCTCTTGCTGTTTATGATAGATCACCGTGAGTAGCCCCGGTCGTTCATCTGCAAGATACTTAATCATATCTTTATGACTATCTTGTGACAGGTCTATTAACACAGTGCTATCACTAGACTTAAACCCTTCAGCACCGAACAGTAACTGAGTGACGTGCTTTCTGAGTTTTTGAAAGTCAGGGTTTTTAGGCTCTTCTGCAATCTCTTCTGCAGCGGTCACAGCACGAGCCTCAGCAAGTGCGCTATCAGATACTTGGATCTCTTCAAATGTTGGTGCAATGCCAGCAGCAGTAGAAGGAAGTGATTCAATCTGTTGTAGAGATGCTAACCCTTCGGCGCTACTGTCTAATGTACTGTTGGGACTAATGCCTAGGATGAACCATGAGGCGGCGCTGGCCAAAAGTAGCAGCCCTGTAAGGGGGCGGGCCGTAGTTTTTGCAGCAACCTTCGCAGGTATTGGTTTTATTAGTTGATAACCCGCAATCAATGATAATAGTGCTGCGGCCATGCAAATAGCAGTGATGGTCATGGATACTATCTCGGTTTCTGGTTGCATGGTCATCCCCTCTGTGAACGCACTTTGTCTACTTAAAAGTATACAAGTATTTAGTTTAGGTATAGCAGATTACTGTAAGCGTCGTTTGGATTTTTGTATTAAATGCGGTTCTTGTCACTAATCACAGCGATGGGTCAAAGGGTAATTATTAGGCAATAAACTTCCACCTAGCTGGATGCAGTCGTACAATAGCCACTCTAGACAGAAACTTTGCTGATGGCTAACGCGCTGTTTAACACATTTTGAAAATTAATGATTGGAATACTATGTCTGAAAAAGTCGTTGTGATTTATTCTGGAGGGATGGACTCCTTCACCTTGTTGCACCAAGCGATTAAAGATGGAAAGCAGGTTTATGCGTTATCGTTTAACTATGGGCAGCGGCACTCAAAAGAGCTTCATTACGCTCAGAAGGTGTGCGATGAGTTGGCAATCCCTCATAAAATTGTTGATATTACGGCGATTAATCAACTGTTGTTAGGGTCCTCTCTAACTGATGACATTGAAATTCCAGAAGGGCACTATGAAGAAGAAAGCATGAAGTCGACAGTGGTGCCCAATCGCAATATGATCATGCTCTCACTGGCTGTTGGTTATGCGGTTTCGATTCAAGCGGTAGCGGTATATTATGGTGCCCATGGTGGCGATCATGCTATTTATCCTGATTGTAGACCTGAATTTATTGAGAAGATGAATGCGGTTTCACAAGTTGCGAACTATGAAGCCGTGGATATTATTGCGCCGTTCTCCCATCATAACAAAATTGATATTTTGCGTATGGGGCTAGAGATCGGACTCGACTATGGCAAAACCTGGACCTGCTACAACGGGCGAGATCGAGCCTGTGGAAAGTGCGGCTCATGCCAAGAGCGCTTAGAAGCGTTCGCCAAAAACGGGATGACCGACCCGCTCCCTTACGAACTCGTTTAATTTTCGTTATTTCCTGAAAGGAAAATCATGTCCAGCGTTAATGTATATCGCGTTAAAGAGATGTTCTACAGCTTGCAAGGAGAGGGCGCTCAGTCAGGCCGTGCGTCTGTTTTTTGCCGATTCAGCAAGTGTAATTTATGGACGGGGCGTGAACGAGATCGTGCCGATGCGGTCTGTAACTTCTGCGATACCGATTTTGTTGGCACCGACGGCCAAAATGGTGGTACTTTTGACACTCCCAAAGCGTTAGCCGCTGCAATTCAGGCGCTATGGGATGGAGGACAACAGACTATCGCAGACACCGCTTCAGTGGCAAACAATCGAGTTAAGCCTTATGTCATATTCACGGGCGGCGAGCCGCTGCTGCAGCTTGATGAAACCCTGATTGATGAGATGCACTTATCGGGGTTTGAGGTCGGTGTTGAAACCAATGGCACTCGCCCTGCCCCCAAAGGCATAGATTGGCTTTGTGTTAGCCCTAAAGCCGATGCTGAGGTGGTGTTGACGCAGTGTGACGAAGTAAAGCTGGTTTACCCTCAACCATTGGCGCCTCCTGAACGTTTTAATAATATCGACGCACAACACTATTTCTTATCACCTATGGCTGACCCTGCTGTAATAACTGGTCGAGATGAGAAAAAAGCAAATAACATGAGGCTTGCTACTGCTTACTGTCTGGCTCACCCCCAGTGGCGACTTACACTTCAGATGCACAAAATTTTAGGTATTGATTAAACGATACTGTTGATCATGTAATAACCTTCAGGAACTCAATGCAATGTTAAGTTTAAGAGATATAGTTCGAAGTGGTCATGTAGTGCGCTGGAATAGCGTGAAGCATGGCAGGCCGCAATATTTGGCCGAACATCATTATATGGTCACGATGATTGCTAGAGCACTGGCAAGACGAGTACTGAGTGCCGAATACTATACCGCTGAAAGACAGATTTTATTGGTTGACTACTGCCTTAACCATGATTTACCAGAACTTATAGGCGGTGATCTACCCTCAGTTAGCAAGCGCAAGCTCGAAGCGATGCTAGGCGACCAAGCTGAAGTGTTTAAACAGTTTGACTATGAGATTCACCCACCACTGCGCACGCTCGATAAAAAAATGCATAACACCCCTCTTAAAGAGATTGCCAAGTTAGCAGACTGGGCTGATGCAATTGTCTATATTCAGCAAGAGGGTCAGGGGAACTACGAAGCCAAAATAACCCAGCAAGCGGTTAATGCATTGGTTTCATTTTTACCTGAAACTGTACTGAAAGATGCCGGAGTTCAAGAGAAAGTAGACTCCTTTTTCAAGCAGCCGATTTCACACACTCATAGTATCGAAATGAAACTCAAACAAGCCTATGCCGATAAGATTGTGAATGCACAGGCTACTTATCCAGAGTTTAACTGGGAAGAAGCGGGCCATGTTTTGGAGGAGTTACTAGAAGGAGAGGATGCTCAGATTAAGTTTGAGTATTGATCGATTTTTACTCTCTGTTTGAATCAATGCTACCCTGCATGTAATATTGAAAAAATATAACTATAAGGTAGTACTCACTTTATGATATTGAGTCAGTTTAAGCTGTATTTAATTCGCTCTGTATTATTGATTATTGTCGGTATGACCGTTTCAGTTGTGCAGGCGGAAACGGTCATTAAGGTCGGTGGTTATGAATTCCCGCCTTTTGTTTACTCTAAAAATATGGAGCGAGCTCACGGCGCAACAATCGATATGATAGCGTCGCTCAATCAAGTACAAGATGAGTACCATTTCGAGTACTTTCCGACCTCTTCCAAACGTCGCTACATGGATTTTGCAGCCGGACGTTATGACCTCATAATGTTCGAGAACATAGAGTGGGGCTGGCAAGAGCAGGCGGTTGAGCAGTCCAAGGTCTTTATGAAGGGCGGAGAGGTTTATATTGCCTACAACCGACCAGACCGAGACCAACATTTTTTCGACGATATGGCAAACAGACGAATGGTCGGTATTCTAGGGTACCACTACGGGTTTACGGACTTTAATGCTGATGAAAACTACTTAGCTGAACACTTTAATGTGTTACTTTCGACTGATCACTTAAGGAGCATCCGGCTTATTCTAGCTGATCGCCCTGAGTTGGCTGAAATTGCTGTAGTGACTCGATCGTTTTTGCGTCAATATCTTATTGATAACCCTGAGCATGAAAAACAACTGCTGATCTCTGATAAATTTGATCAGGTGTATCAGCATCGTATACTAGTCCGAGATAACGCAAGTATTACGGTGGATAAGGTTAATCAGCTAATCAAAAAATTAGAGGTTGAGGGTGTGCTTGATACCGTGAGAGCTCGTTATGGGCTTGATGGCATTTAGCAAGAGCCATTTTATCGACCCTCAAAAGGGTTAGTGCTAAAAATACAGGCAGGGTGTTAACGACCCTGCCTGTAGCTTTAAGCCGCTTTTACCACGGTTAGGGGTAAATCTGAAGGTGCGGTAGTTTTAACTTTCGGCTTTATAGCTGACTTCTTCTTACTCAGCATTTTCCCTATTATCGGCCATTTTTCACGTTCTGGCACTGAATACTTCACCAGTCGTTGGGCAACTGTTTTTAGCATGGGCGCCATCTTACCGGTGTGATAAGGAACACCATAGCGTTCACAAATTTCTTTTACCTTGGGGCCCATTTCACGATAACGCCAAGCGGGAATATCGGGGTACAAATGATGTTCAACCTGATGGCTTAGGTGCCCGCTCATAATATGGGTGAGCAAGCTGCCTTCAAAGTTGCTAGACCCTAGTATCTGTCGTAAATACCACTGCCCTTTAGTTTCGGCTTCCATCTCTTTTTCGGTAAAAGTGAAGTTGCCGTCTGGTAAGTGTCCGCAGTAGATGACGGCATAGGCCCATACGTTCCTTATCACTTGTGCTGATATATTACCTGCCAGTACTTTAGGTGCTAGGGGGCCTGCTAAGAGTGGGTAGAAAACATACTCTTTAAGGCCTTTTTTACTACTTTTAGTGGCAAACTCTTTGAGTTCTTGCAACAGCTCACTTTTTGGTAATAGCTCCGCATGTTCCTCAGGGCGTAACCACTTGGGTAAAATATATTGAGGTATTTGCAGGTCATATAGCGACACCGCAAACTCAAACACCAGGCCACTTGCAGGGCTTATAATGGGTTGAAGAAGATGTATAGGCTTCCACTTGACCTCATCAGATAACCGAAACATACCGAAACCATAATCAGTGTCTTTACCAATCACATTGGTGTACGCATGATGGTGGTGATTATGAGCACGTTTCCAATTTTTTGCAGTGCCGGTCATGGTCCATTCATAGTGGTCGGAGTTGATTTCAGGGTCTTCCATAAAATCATATTGGCCATGAATGACATTGTGGCCTATCTCCATGTTTTCCAGAATGTGCGATGCGCTAAGGCTTGCTACGCCTAATGCCCAGCTAACAGGTTCAAGGCTAAAATGAATTAACAAACGTCCGGAAAGCTCTAGGTATCTTTTTATCTCGATCATATTTTGAATATGATCAATATCGTCTTTGCCTATTTTTGCTTCAATTGACTGCCTTAACTCATCAAGCTCTTTTTGAAACCCGTTAATCTGCTGAGGCGTGAGGTCTGGCTTTAGGGTGGGGTCTATTGTTGTCATGGTGATGTCCTTATAGCTCAACGGTGGTAGCGGTTTTAGCAACAGAAACACAGGGTAAGATGTAATCGCCCTCTTCGGTTGATACTTCGCCAGTCACTAGGTTAACGGTGGTGCCTGACTGCTTTTTACAGCGACAGGTTTTACAGATTCCAATACGGCAAGCGGCTGCGGGGTTAAGACCGGCAGCTTCTGCTTCTTCTAGAATGGTTTTTGACGATGCCGCCTGAACCGCTTTATTGATTGAGGTAAAGCTGAGCTCAGCTGAGTACCCTAACTCAGCAGCACCGCTGAGATCGGCGGTAAAGTTTTCAAGGTGCAATTGCGCCGGGTTAAATTCCAGTTTGTTTAGAATGCTGATAGTTGCCTTCATAAACGGCTGAGGACCACAGAGATAGATCTCTCTTTCAAGAATATCTGGCACGACCTCACTGACCTGCTTTTCATTAATGCGGCCTTCAAGAGACTCACCAGAGAGCGCCTCTCGCTCTACTGAAAATAGAATTGAAAGGTTGGGGTGACTCTTTGCCAGTGCTGTGAGTTCATCGTGGAAAATAATATCACTTGGGCTTTGGGCGTAATTTAAAAAGACAATATCGCTACGGTTACCAGTCTGACTCAAATAGCGCAGCATAGACATAACGGGCGTGATGCCACTGCCGGCAGAGAGCATGAGCAGTTTGCCAGCCGGTTGATAAGGTAAAACAAAGCTACCTTGTGGTTGGCTAACATTGATCTGGTCGCCAGGCGTTAGATGATCAAAAAGCCAATTTGACGCGACGCCATGATTAACGCGCTTTACCGTAATCGAAAACTCATCAGCTGTTTTAGGGCTTGAAGAGAGGGTGTAAGTGCGTACAACTCTGTCACCGTTAGCGGTAAATTCGATATTGATATGTGCGCCCGCTTTGTATGGTTTGAGTGGCGTCTCAGTACTAAAAAAATAGCTTTTGGTGTCATGTGTTTCGAGTGTGGTGCGTATGACGGTTGCTAGAATATGTGGCGAAGCAGTGTCGTTCACTGATTCTGCAGTAGGTGC
This genomic window from Alkalimarinus sediminis contains:
- a CDS encoding peptidoglycan-binding protein, with translation MKIRTNIQGSIFDIYPSGYDLAQAGKPLDFSNPNRQVGRFRSCHEFVELLLNHNPGITHQLSSSVFFHQQIKEIQQQLASGKLIAVQPNDDTQSAKHPKNRYLEAHSITKDSVSALTKKQPGTPRSNAFVPPNKATTYKPSQIESEKLEYHLTIEIAGRNLADDQFLILNKLDNEPSNAQVAENDNRDAHRSLVCFQNISQSARKLSLAIRMNTGPSPMLLPLSSNQLIPSRQGRSKPEWDNVIIPIKPVHRTSTTDNFEDPAQTNTTVLGKGWLYIFWKGKLWRELEVSENSVMRDCRVEWYRNQIRFNQHDHRAARSSEGHALQDIWVPYKINNEYQLGRNGLRMAFSETQWSWNLIEALESGVDSLIAKTTSLDAVKQYSKQQHFGSAGDAIEALEIALKTSKGKPTSLKNKPSKIAAIYLAPEPNKICLKINDHQLNALAGKRYQLIAGNNKLEGTLAEDGIINESLPYRATEGELRVWCNSLSENPSHRIPLKLEQLAEIETTEGIQARLNNINHHAGSVDGITGKKTLAAIRQFQHQHQLTVDGIAGPITQKKLKEIHGN
- the queC gene encoding 7-cyano-7-deazaguanine synthase QueC, coding for MSEKVVVIYSGGMDSFTLLHQAIKDGKQVYALSFNYGQRHSKELHYAQKVCDELAIPHKIVDITAINQLLLGSSLTDDIEIPEGHYEEESMKSTVVPNRNMIMLSLAVGYAVSIQAVAVYYGAHGGDHAIYPDCRPEFIEKMNAVSQVANYEAVDIIAPFSHHNKIDILRMGLEIGLDYGKTWTCYNGRDRACGKCGSCQERLEAFAKNGMTDPLPYELV
- a CDS encoding YfbR-like 5'-deoxynucleotidase, whose translation is MLSLRDIVRSGHVVRWNSVKHGRPQYLAEHHYMVTMIARALARRVLSAEYYTAERQILLVDYCLNHDLPELIGGDLPSVSKRKLEAMLGDQAEVFKQFDYEIHPPLRTLDKKMHNTPLKEIAKLADWADAIVYIQQEGQGNYEAKITQQAVNALVSFLPETVLKDAGVQEKVDSFFKQPISHTHSIEMKLKQAYADKIVNAQATYPEFNWEEAGHVLEELLEGEDAQIKFEY
- a CDS encoding fatty acid desaturase family protein; protein product: MTTIDPTLKPDLTPQQINGFQKELDELRQSIEAKIGKDDIDHIQNMIEIKRYLELSGRLLIHFSLEPVSWALGVASLSASHILENMEIGHNVIHGQYDFMEDPEINSDHYEWTMTGTAKNWKRAHNHHHHAYTNVIGKDTDYGFGMFRLSDEVKWKPIHLLQPIISPASGLVFEFAVSLYDLQIPQYILPKWLRPEEHAELLPKSELLQELKEFATKSSKKGLKEYVFYPLLAGPLAPKVLAGNISAQVIRNVWAYAVIYCGHLPDGNFTFTEKEMEAETKGQWYLRQILGSSNFEGSLLTHIMSGHLSHQVEHHLYPDIPAWRYREMGPKVKEICERYGVPYHTGKMAPMLKTVAQRLVKYSVPEREKWPIIGKMLSKKKSAIKPKVKTTAPSDLPLTVVKAA
- a CDS encoding substrate-binding periplasmic protein, which translates into the protein MILSQFKLYLIRSVLLIIVGMTVSVVQAETVIKVGGYEFPPFVYSKNMERAHGATIDMIASLNQVQDEYHFEYFPTSSKRRYMDFAAGRYDLIMFENIEWGWQEQAVEQSKVFMKGGEVYIAYNRPDRDQHFFDDMANRRMVGILGYHYGFTDFNADENYLAEHFNVLLSTDHLRSIRLILADRPELAEIAVVTRSFLRQYLIDNPEHEKQLLISDKFDQVYQHRILVRDNASITVDKVNQLIKKLEVEGVLDTVRARYGLDGI
- the queE gene encoding 7-carboxy-7-deazaguanine synthase; its protein translation is MSSVNVYRVKEMFYSLQGEGAQSGRASVFCRFSKCNLWTGRERDRADAVCNFCDTDFVGTDGQNGGTFDTPKALAAAIQALWDGGQQTIADTASVANNRVKPYVIFTGGEPLLQLDETLIDEMHLSGFEVGVETNGTRPAPKGIDWLCVSPKADAEVVLTQCDEVKLVYPQPLAPPERFNNIDAQHYFLSPMADPAVITGRDEKKANNMRLATAYCLAHPQWRLTLQMHKILGID
- a CDS encoding hybrid-cluster NAD(P)-dependent oxidoreductase, coding for MDITTNTTDVSKHEINSVVETISGSLGNTVRRTLTQLKALTTDRLQLNNAPTAESVNDTASPHILATVIRTTLETHDTKSYFFSTETPLKPYKAGAHINIEFTANGDRVVRTYTLSSSPKTADEFSITVKRVNHGVASNWLFDHLTPGDQINVSQPQGSFVLPYQPAGKLLMLSAGSGITPVMSMLRYLSQTGNRSDIVFLNYAQSPSDIIFHDELTALAKSHPNLSILFSVEREALSGESLEGRINEKQVSEVVPDILEREIYLCGPQPFMKATISILNKLEFNPAQLHLENFTADLSGAAELGYSAELSFTSINKAVQAASSKTILEEAEAAGLNPAAACRIGICKTCRCKKQSGTTVNLVTGEVSTEEGDYILPCVSVAKTATTVEL